The Doryrhamphus excisus isolate RoL2022-K1 chromosome 18, RoL_Dexc_1.0, whole genome shotgun sequence genome contains a region encoding:
- the LOC131106399 gene encoding 6-phosphofructo-2-kinase/fructose-2,6-bisphosphatase 4-like isoform X1 — protein sequence MLDNEDFLLEPFSRELTQNPLRKIWLPGKSGHIAQRRVCMTNCPTLIVTVGLPARGKTYISKKLTRYLNWIGVATKEFNVGQYRRDCVKIYKSFEFFSPDNEEGVKIRRHCAMAALNDVRQYLSVEGGQVAVFDATNTTRERRGAIVKFAEQNGFKVFFVESVCEDPDVIAQNIVQVKLGNPDYIHCDTQEAIQDFMKRIQCYESSYQPLDDVLDREVSYIKIMDVGRRYLVNRVQDHIQSRIVYYLMNIHITPRSIYLSRHGESDLNIKGRIGGDSGLSARGKEYARCLMKYIQDQNIKDLKVWTSQMKRTIQTAECLGVPYEQWKSLNEIHAGVCEEMMYEEIQEHYPVEFALRDQDKYRYRYPKGESYEDLVQRLEPVIMELERQENVLVICHQAVMRCLLAYFLDKTADELPYLKCPLHTVLKLTPLAYGCKVESIYLGVDAVNTHRERPQNVNVQRSTEAALKTVPAHL from the exons ATGTTGGACAATGAGgactttttgctggagcctTTCTCGCGGGAGCTGACTCAGAACCCGCTGAGGAAGATCTGGTTGCCGGGCAAAAGTGGCCACATCGCGCAGAGACGCG tgtGTATGACCAACTGCCCCACCCTCATTGTGACGGTGGGGCTTCCTGCCCGAGGGAAGACCTACATCTCCAAGAAGCTGACCCGCTACCTAAACTGGATCGGAGTGGCCACCAAAG AGTTCAACGTGGGCCAGTACCGCAGGGACTGCGTCAAGATCTACAAGTCCTTTGAGTTCTTCAGTCCCGATAACGAAGAAGGCGTAAAGATCAGACG GCACTGTGCCATGGCGGCGCTGAACGATGTTCGCCAGTACCTGAGTGTGGAAGGAGGCCAGGTGGCG GTCTTTGATGCCACCAACACAACCCGAGAAAGAAGAGGAGCCATCGTCAAGTTTGCAGAGCAAAATGGGTTCAAG GTGTTCTTCGTGGAGTCCGTGTGTGAAGACCCGGACGTCATCGCACAAAACATCGTG CAAGTGAAGCTGGGCAACCCGGACTACATCCACTGTGACACGCAGGAGGCCATCCAGGACTTCATGAAGAGGATCCAATGTTACGAGTCATCCTACCAGCCTCTGGACGACGTGTTGGACAG GGAAGTCTCCTACATCAAGATCATGGACGTGGGCCGTCGCTACCTGGTGAACCGCGTGCAGGACCACATCCAGAGCCGAATCGTGTACTACCTGATGAACATCCACATCACGCCGCGCTCCATCTACCTGAGCCGCCACGGCGAAAGCGACCTCAACATCAAAGGACGCATCGGCGGCGACTCGGGCTTGTCGGCACGAGGCAAAGAG TATGCCAGATGTCTGATGAAGTACATCCAGGACCAGAACATAAAGGACCTGAAGGTCTGGACCAGCCAGATGAAGAGAACCATCCAGACTGCAGAGTGTCTCGGCGTGCCCTACGAACAGTGGAAATCCCTCAACGAAATCCATGCG GGCGTGTGTGAGGAAATGATGTATGAAGAAATCCAGGAACATTACCCCGTGGAGTTTGCCCTCCGAGACCAGGACAAATACCGCTACCGCTACCCCAAAGGAGAG TCGTACGAAGACCTGGTGCAGAGGCTGGAACCCGTCATCATGGAGCTGGAGAGGCAGGAGAACGTGCTCGTCATTTGTCACCAGGCCGTCATGCGATGTCTTCTCGCTTATTTCCTCGACAAGACTGCAG ATGAGCTGCCTTACCTCAAGTGTCCTTTGCACACCGTGTTGAAACTGACGCCACTGGCTTACG GGTGCAAAGTGGAGTCCATCTACTTGGGCGTGGACGCCGTGAACACGCACAGAGAGCGACCGCAG
- the LOC131106399 gene encoding 6-phosphofructo-2-kinase/fructose-2,6-bisphosphatase 4-like isoform X2, translated as MRGSCRPTNPRARAVCMTNCPTLIVTVGLPARGKTYISKKLTRYLNWIGVATKEFNVGQYRRDCVKIYKSFEFFSPDNEEGVKIRRHCAMAALNDVRQYLSVEGGQVAVFDATNTTRERRGAIVKFAEQNGFKVFFVESVCEDPDVIAQNIVQVKLGNPDYIHCDTQEAIQDFMKRIQCYESSYQPLDDVLDREVSYIKIMDVGRRYLVNRVQDHIQSRIVYYLMNIHITPRSIYLSRHGESDLNIKGRIGGDSGLSARGKEYARCLMKYIQDQNIKDLKVWTSQMKRTIQTAECLGVPYEQWKSLNEIHAGVCEEMMYEEIQEHYPVEFALRDQDKYRYRYPKGESYEDLVQRLEPVIMELERQENVLVICHQAVMRCLLAYFLDKTADELPYLKCPLHTVLKLTPLAYGCKVESIYLGVDAVNTHRERPQNVNVQRSTEAALKTVPAHL; from the exons tgtGTATGACCAACTGCCCCACCCTCATTGTGACGGTGGGGCTTCCTGCCCGAGGGAAGACCTACATCTCCAAGAAGCTGACCCGCTACCTAAACTGGATCGGAGTGGCCACCAAAG AGTTCAACGTGGGCCAGTACCGCAGGGACTGCGTCAAGATCTACAAGTCCTTTGAGTTCTTCAGTCCCGATAACGAAGAAGGCGTAAAGATCAGACG GCACTGTGCCATGGCGGCGCTGAACGATGTTCGCCAGTACCTGAGTGTGGAAGGAGGCCAGGTGGCG GTCTTTGATGCCACCAACACAACCCGAGAAAGAAGAGGAGCCATCGTCAAGTTTGCAGAGCAAAATGGGTTCAAG GTGTTCTTCGTGGAGTCCGTGTGTGAAGACCCGGACGTCATCGCACAAAACATCGTG CAAGTGAAGCTGGGCAACCCGGACTACATCCACTGTGACACGCAGGAGGCCATCCAGGACTTCATGAAGAGGATCCAATGTTACGAGTCATCCTACCAGCCTCTGGACGACGTGTTGGACAG GGAAGTCTCCTACATCAAGATCATGGACGTGGGCCGTCGCTACCTGGTGAACCGCGTGCAGGACCACATCCAGAGCCGAATCGTGTACTACCTGATGAACATCCACATCACGCCGCGCTCCATCTACCTGAGCCGCCACGGCGAAAGCGACCTCAACATCAAAGGACGCATCGGCGGCGACTCGGGCTTGTCGGCACGAGGCAAAGAG TATGCCAGATGTCTGATGAAGTACATCCAGGACCAGAACATAAAGGACCTGAAGGTCTGGACCAGCCAGATGAAGAGAACCATCCAGACTGCAGAGTGTCTCGGCGTGCCCTACGAACAGTGGAAATCCCTCAACGAAATCCATGCG GGCGTGTGTGAGGAAATGATGTATGAAGAAATCCAGGAACATTACCCCGTGGAGTTTGCCCTCCGAGACCAGGACAAATACCGCTACCGCTACCCCAAAGGAGAG TCGTACGAAGACCTGGTGCAGAGGCTGGAACCCGTCATCATGGAGCTGGAGAGGCAGGAGAACGTGCTCGTCATTTGTCACCAGGCCGTCATGCGATGTCTTCTCGCTTATTTCCTCGACAAGACTGCAG ATGAGCTGCCTTACCTCAAGTGTCCTTTGCACACCGTGTTGAAACTGACGCCACTGGCTTACG GGTGCAAAGTGGAGTCCATCTACTTGGGCGTGGACGCCGTGAACACGCACAGAGAGCGACCGCAG